Proteins found in one bacterium genomic segment:
- a CDS encoding OprO/OprP family phosphate-selective porin: MKQTLKMLVLLVLLAGIAGKAHANGTPPACDKVGYDKGFYLKTCDGEFKLKFNVHLQPQYQFLSIEGGEDTNTFQIRRARLIFSGNAFTEDLTYKFQYEAIGGRDNAVKDNDAFVNSLRDAYLNYKYNEQLNIMVGQAKPLFNREELTSDTEQQFIGYTIANEVFTHERDMGVWIHGKAFEKKLEYGVFMTNEGLNRNKTNQNNDFLFGGRVVYNILGNHGYTFGAVKHPEDHQLAVGAAVDYNAADSNGGGDKIIATTGDIAYMYKNFSAFGAGYFARDTDADATLLGFSGQAGYFIIPEKFEVVGRFAGVIPKATGVTNGYEAGGAVNYYFRGHNLKLTADYGMLINSALVHNGTNQAKSMFTSFNPGFHQDQTDHRVRAQLQLFF, translated from the coding sequence ATGAAACAAACATTAAAAATGTTAGTCTTGCTGGTATTACTGGCAGGCATCGCAGGTAAGGCCCATGCCAATGGCACTCCACCGGCCTGCGATAAAGTAGGGTATGACAAGGGATTTTATTTAAAAACCTGTGACGGTGAATTTAAATTGAAATTCAACGTTCACTTACAACCTCAATATCAATTCTTATCCATCGAAGGCGGGGAAGATACCAATACTTTTCAAATCAGACGTGCTCGTTTGATTTTTAGCGGTAATGCCTTCACGGAAGATTTGACCTATAAGTTTCAATATGAAGCTATTGGTGGTCGGGATAACGCGGTAAAAGACAATGACGCTTTTGTGAACAGCTTACGCGATGCTTACTTAAACTATAAATATAACGAACAGCTTAACATCATGGTAGGGCAGGCTAAACCCCTCTTTAACCGTGAAGAGTTAACCAGTGATACCGAACAGCAGTTTATCGGTTACACCATTGCCAACGAAGTGTTCACCCACGAACGTGATATGGGTGTGTGGATTCACGGTAAGGCTTTTGAAAAGAAATTGGAATACGGCGTATTCATGACCAACGAAGGTTTAAACCGCAATAAAACCAATCAGAACAACGATTTCCTGTTTGGTGGCCGTGTGGTGTATAACATCTTAGGTAATCATGGTTACACCTTTGGTGCGGTAAAACACCCCGAAGATCACCAGTTAGCCGTGGGCGCTGCTGTTGATTACAATGCAGCCGATTCAAACGGTGGTGGCGATAAAATTATCGCAACAACCGGTGATATTGCGTACATGTATAAAAACTTTTCGGCATTTGGAGCTGGCTACTTTGCTCGTGACACAGACGCTGATGCCACCCTTTTGGGATTTAGTGGTCAAGCAGGCTACTTCATTATCCCTGAAAAATTTGAAGTGGTGGGCCGTTTTGCCGGTGTTATTCCTAAAGCCACAGGCGTGACCAATGGTTACGAAGCTGGCGGTGCCGTCAATTATTATTTTAGAGGCCATAACTTAAAGCTTACTGCTGACTATGGTATGTTGATCAATAGCGCGTTAGTACATAATGGTACTAATCAAGCTAAATCGATGTTTACCAGTTTTAATCCCGGTTTCCACCAGGATCAGACTGATCATCGGGTACGTGCGCAGTTACAGTTGTTCTTTTAA
- a CDS encoding PstS family phosphate ABC transporter substrate-binding protein: MIKNNLKAACLVLGLTLAGGVQAETSSVDAAIAPYASVSGVSGNLNSVGSDSLNNLMTFWAEGFKAVYPNVNIQIEGKGSSTAPPALIEGTSQLGPMSREMKSTEMDQFSNKFGYKPTEIKVAVDSLGVFVNKDNPIECLTLTQVDSIFSSTYKRGGQPAEKWGDVGATGVWKDKPISLYGRNSASGTYGYFKEHVLSKGDYKPTVKEQPGSSSVVQGVASDLGGIGYSGIGYKTSDVKAIKIDAGKGCVEPSSTTALNGSYGISRFLYVYFNKKPTGSMDVLIKEFLKYTLSKQGQEITIKDGYYALPASIVEKEMTKLK; the protein is encoded by the coding sequence ATGATAAAAAATAATCTTAAAGCAGCGTGTCTGGTTCTGGGATTAACCCTTGCGGGGGGTGTTCAAGCCGAGACTTCTTCTGTGGATGCTGCTATTGCTCCTTACGCCAGTGTATCGGGTGTTTCGGGCAATTTAAACAGTGTTGGTTCTGACTCGCTCAATAATCTTATGACTTTTTGGGCCGAAGGCTTTAAAGCCGTTTATCCCAATGTGAATATTCAAATTGAAGGAAAGGGTTCTTCTACTGCTCCCCCTGCTTTAATTGAAGGGACTTCCCAATTAGGACCCATGAGCCGCGAAATGAAATCCACCGAAATGGATCAATTTTCCAATAAGTTTGGTTATAAGCCAACCGAGATTAAGGTGGCTGTGGATTCTTTAGGTGTTTTTGTTAATAAAGATAATCCGATCGAATGTTTAACCTTAACCCAGGTTGATTCCATTTTTTCGTCTACCTATAAAAGAGGTGGACAACCTGCCGAAAAATGGGGTGATGTAGGTGCGACCGGCGTTTGGAAAGATAAGCCTATTTCTCTTTATGGCCGTAACTCTGCTTCGGGTACCTACGGTTACTTTAAAGAACATGTTTTAAGCAAAGGCGATTATAAGCCAACCGTTAAAGAACAACCGGGCTCTTCCTCCGTTGTGCAAGGTGTAGCCAGCGACTTGGGTGGCATTGGTTACTCGGGCATTGGTTATAAAACTTCTGATGTAAAGGCCATTAAAATTGATGCCGGTAAAGGTTGTGTAGAGCCTAGCAGCACCACAGCTTTAAATGGCAGCTATGGAATCTCTCGTTTCTTGTATGTTTACTTCAACAAGAAACCTACAGGTTCAATGGATGTGTTAATAAAAGAATTCTTAAAATACACCTTGTCTAAACAAGGGCAGGAAATCACCATAAAAGATGGTTATTATGCTTTGCCGGCTTCCATTGTAGAAAAAGAAATGACCAAGCTTAAATAA